Proteins from a single region of Pseudomonas fulva:
- the rapA gene encoding RNA polymerase-associated protein RapA encodes MAEYQPGQRWISDSEAELGLGTILMQDGRMLTVLYPATGETRQYAARNAPLTRVRFSPGDEITHFEGWKLTVREVDDVDGLLVYHGLDAKNQAVTLPETQLSNFIQFRLASDRLFAGQIDPLPWFSLRYRTLEFTSKQVQSSLWGLGGVRAQPIAHQLHIAREVADRIAPRVLLADEVGLGKTIEAGLVIHRQLLSGRASRVLILVPENLQHQWLVEMRRRFNLEVALFDAERFIESDASNPFEDAQLALVALEWLCEDEKAQDALFAAGWDLMVVDEAHHLVWHPEKASREYSLVEQLAEVIPGVLLLTATPEQLGQDSHFARLRLLDPNRFHDLDAFRAESASYKPVAEAVQELLDQGQLSAQARDAIGSFLGDESRQLLDAADGGDSDARARLVRELLDRHGTGRLLFRNTRAAVQGFPERELHPYPLPSPDEYMELPLGEHAELYPEVSYQGQADVEEDQRWWRFDPRVEWLIDTLKMLKKFKVLVICAHAETAMDLEDALRVRSGIPATVFHEGMSILERDRAAAYFADEEFGAQVLICSEIGSEGRNFQFAHHLVLFDLPAHPDLLEQRIGRLDRIGQKHKIQLHVPYMENSPQERLFQWYHQALNAFLATCPTGNALQHQFGSRLLPMLENADDGQWQALIDEATAERKRLEGDLHAGRDRLLELNSGGAGEGEALVEAILEQDDQFALPMYMEQLFDAFGIDSEDHSDNALILRPSEKMLDASFPLGDDEGVTITYDRDLALSREDMQFLTWEHPMVQGGMDLVRSGSMGNTSVALIKNKALKPGTVLLELLYVSEVVAPRKLQLGRYLPPAALRCLLDGNGNDLASKVSFDTLNDQLEAVPRASANKFVQAQRDALTPKIAAGEAKVSPRHVERVTEAKRRLAAELDEELARLTALQAVNPSVRDSELEALREQREQGLAMLDKAALRLEAIRVLVAG; translated from the coding sequence ATGGCGGAGTATCAACCGGGGCAACGCTGGATCAGCGACAGCGAAGCGGAACTGGGCTTGGGCACCATCCTCATGCAGGACGGCCGCATGCTCACCGTGCTCTACCCCGCCACCGGCGAAACCCGCCAGTACGCGGCCCGCAATGCGCCGCTGACCCGCGTGCGTTTCTCGCCGGGCGACGAGATCACCCACTTCGAAGGCTGGAAGCTGACCGTACGCGAAGTCGATGACGTCGATGGCCTCTTGGTCTATCACGGCCTCGACGCCAAGAACCAGGCCGTCACCCTGCCGGAAACCCAGCTGTCCAACTTCATCCAGTTCCGCCTGGCCAGCGACCGCCTGTTCGCCGGGCAGATCGACCCGCTGCCCTGGTTCTCCCTGCGCTACCGCACCCTGGAGTTCACCAGCAAGCAGGTGCAGTCCTCGCTGTGGGGCCTGGGCGGCGTGCGTGCGCAACCCATCGCGCACCAGTTGCACATCGCCCGTGAAGTGGCCGACCGCATCGCCCCGCGCGTACTGCTGGCCGACGAAGTGGGCCTGGGCAAGACCATCGAAGCCGGCCTGGTGATCCATCGCCAGCTGCTCTCCGGGCGCGCCAGCCGCGTGCTGATCCTGGTGCCGGAAAACCTGCAGCACCAGTGGCTGGTGGAAATGCGCCGGCGCTTCAACCTGGAAGTGGCGCTGTTCGACGCCGAGCGCTTTATCGAGAGCGACGCCAGCAACCCGTTCGAGGACGCACAACTGGCGCTGGTTGCGCTGGAGTGGCTGTGCGAGGACGAAAAGGCCCAGGACGCGCTGTTCGCCGCCGGCTGGGACCTGATGGTGGTCGACGAAGCCCACCACCTGGTCTGGCACCCGGAAAAGGCCAGCCGCGAGTACAGCCTGGTCGAACAGCTGGCCGAAGTGATCCCTGGCGTGCTGCTGCTCACCGCCACCCCCGAGCAGCTCGGCCAGGACAGCCACTTCGCGCGCCTGCGCCTGCTCGACCCGAATCGTTTCCATGACCTGGACGCCTTCCGCGCCGAAAGCGCCAGCTACAAACCGGTGGCCGAGGCGGTGCAGGAGCTGCTCGACCAGGGCCAGCTCAGCGCCCAGGCCCGCGATGCCATCGGCAGCTTCCTCGGCGATGAAAGCCGCCAATTGCTGGATGCCGCCGACGGTGGCGACAGCGACGCCCGCGCCCGCCTGGTACGCGAGCTGCTCGACCGTCATGGCACCGGCCGCCTGCTGTTCCGCAACACCCGCGCCGCCGTACAGGGCTTCCCGGAGCGCGAGCTGCACCCCTACCCGTTGCCGAGCCCGGACGAGTACATGGAGCTGCCGCTCGGCGAGCATGCCGAGCTGTACCCGGAAGTCAGTTACCAGGGCCAGGCCGATGTCGAGGAAGACCAGCGCTGGTGGCGCTTCGACCCGCGCGTCGAGTGGCTGATCGACACCCTGAAGATGCTCAAGAAATTCAAGGTGCTGGTGATCTGCGCCCACGCCGAGACCGCCATGGACCTGGAGGACGCCCTGCGCGTGCGCTCCGGCATCCCGGCCACCGTCTTCCACGAGGGCATGAGCATCCTCGAGCGCGACCGCGCCGCGGCCTACTTCGCCGACGAAGAATTCGGCGCCCAGGTGCTGATCTGTTCGGAAATCGGCTCCGAAGGCCGCAACTTCCAGTTCGCCCACCACCTGGTGCTGTTCGACCTGCCGGCCCACCCGGACCTGCTCGAGCAGCGCATCGGCCGCCTCGACCGCATCGGCCAGAAGCACAAGATCCAGTTGCACGTGCCGTACATGGAAAACAGCCCCCAGGAGCGCCTGTTCCAGTGGTACCACCAGGCGCTGAACGCCTTCCTGGCCACCTGCCCGACCGGCAACGCCCTGCAGCACCAGTTCGGCAGCCGCCTGCTGCCGATGCTGGAGAACGCCGACGATGGCCAGTGGCAAGCGCTGATCGACGAAGCCACCGCCGAGCGCAAGCGCCTGGAAGGCGACCTGCACGCCGGTCGCGACCGCCTGCTGGAACTCAACTCCGGCGGTGCCGGTGAAGGCGAGGCGCTGGTCGAGGCGATCCTCGAGCAGGACGACCAGTTCGCCCTGCCGATGTACATGGAGCAGCTGTTCGACGCCTTCGGCATCGACAGCGAAGACCATTCCGACAATGCCCTGATCCTGCGCCCCAGCGAGAAGATGCTCGATGCCAGCTTCCCGCTCGGCGACGACGAAGGCGTGACCATCACCTACGACCGCGACCTGGCCCTGTCCCGCGAAGACATGCAGTTCCTGACCTGGGAACACCCCATGGTGCAGGGCGGCATGGACCTGGTGCGCTCCGGCTCGATGGGCAATACCTCGGTGGCGCTGATCAAGAACAAGGCGCTCAAGCCTGGCACCGTGCTGCTCGAGCTGCTGTACGTCAGCGAGGTGGTGGCGCCGCGCAAACTGCAGCTGGGCCGCTACCTGCCCCCTGCCGCCCTGCGCTGCCTGCTCGACGGCAACGGCAACGACCTGGCCTCCAAGGTGTCCTTCGACACCCTCAACGACCAGCTCGAAGCCGTACCGCGCGCCAGCGCCAACAAGTTCGTGCAGGCCCAGCGTGATGCGCTGACGCCAAAGATCGCCGCCGGGGAGGCCAAGGTCTCGCCGCGCCATGTCGAGCGGGTCACCGAAGCCAAGCGTCGCCTGGCTGCCGAACTGGACGAAGAACTGGCCCGCCTGACCGCCCTGCAGGCGGTCAACCCGAGCGTGCGCGACAGCGAACTGGAGGCCCTGCGCGAGCAGCGCGAGCAAGGCCTGGCCATGCTCGACAAGGCCGCCCTGCGCCTGGAAGCCATCCGGGTGCTGGTCGCGGGTTAA
- a CDS encoding aspartate-semialdehyde dehydrogenase produces MLPPIPHSLIPVTAQQDVVKPRPEIAPVTPTAETAQEDSVGLDKRHPDEVAERLREEQRRQQRRGYTAAELAEGEVDEADEPGIDQLPRQGLWVDVEV; encoded by the coding sequence ATGTTGCCGCCGATTCCTCACAGCCTGATACCCGTCACCGCCCAGCAGGACGTGGTCAAGCCGCGCCCGGAGATCGCGCCGGTGACGCCCACCGCTGAAACGGCTCAGGAAGATTCTGTCGGCCTGGACAAACGTCACCCCGACGAAGTGGCGGAACGACTGCGTGAAGAGCAGCGCCGCCAGCAGCGGCGTGGCTACACGGCCGCCGAGCTGGCCGAGGGCGAGGTCGACGAGGCGGATGAGCCGGGGATCGATCAGTTGCCGCGCCAGGGTCTCTGGGTGGACGTCGAGGTTTGA
- a CDS encoding alpha-ketoglutarate-dependent dioxygenase AlkB family protein, with the protein MDTPQAGLFDHPALQLPDAELAYQPHWLDAATADCWLQTLVEQTPWQQPDVLLFGRRHPVPRLLAWYGDSEASYRYSGMTHQPLPWTPLLAEIRQRLVDTLGQPLNGALLNYYRDGQDCMGWHSDDERELGAEPLVASLSLGGVRRFDLRRKGATRIEHSLQLEHGSLLVMSGRTQHHWQHQVAKTRKPCAPRLNLTFRLIRTPL; encoded by the coding sequence GTGGACACTCCGCAGGCTGGTCTGTTCGATCACCCAGCGTTGCAGCTGCCGGATGCCGAACTCGCCTATCAGCCCCACTGGCTCGACGCCGCCACGGCCGATTGCTGGCTGCAAACGCTGGTCGAGCAAACGCCCTGGCAACAACCCGACGTGCTGCTGTTCGGTCGTCGTCATCCAGTGCCGCGCCTGCTGGCCTGGTATGGCGACAGCGAAGCCAGTTACCGTTATTCCGGCATGACCCACCAGCCGCTGCCCTGGACGCCGCTGCTCGCCGAGATTCGCCAGCGCCTGGTCGACACCCTCGGGCAGCCACTCAATGGCGCGCTGCTCAACTACTACCGTGATGGCCAGGACTGCATGGGCTGGCACAGCGATGACGAGCGCGAACTCGGCGCCGAGCCGCTGGTGGCGTCCCTGAGCCTGGGCGGCGTGCGGCGCTTCGATCTGCGCCGCAAGGGCGCCACGCGCATCGAACACTCCCTGCAGCTGGAGCATGGCTCGCTACTGGTCATGAGCGGCCGGACGCAGCATCATTGGCAGCACCAGGTGGCCAAGACGCGCAAGCCCTGTGCCCCTCGCCTGAACCTGACGTTTCGTCTGATCCGGACGCCGCTATGA
- the ccoM gene encoding cytochrome c oxidase subunit CcoM, translating into MFLDVVVLAGIGTVGLMILFGVGFTYFVWKDASKKKPQ; encoded by the coding sequence ATGTTCTTAGATGTGGTGGTTCTGGCCGGTATCGGCACTGTCGGACTGATGATTCTGTTTGGCGTCGGGTTCACGTATTTCGTCTGGAAGGATGCGAGCAAGAAAAAGCCGCAGTGA
- a CDS encoding FUSC family protein — protein MRDPLLAFVAPSTQALQFAIKTLLGGGLALWLALRLGLEQPQWALMTAFIVAQPLSGMVVQKGLARLLGTLVGTFMAVVMMALFAQMPLLFVLAFALWLGLCTAASTMLRSAWSYAFVLAGYTVAIIGLPAIGKPQVIFDEAIARSTEICLGIVCATLSSALLWPQRVERQLAQQARDAWQTGLKAARQALTGEEEARKGLLEALSRIVAVDAQREHAWFEGERGRQRAIALRVLSRDLLGVLRLARGVARQWRQLNSLEAEAVAPWLQEVDERLQNDADDRAQLIERLRQAAGDDELNGGQQLCLERMAVLLMRIEDASRALLAVEQGRAPADAPRALSWHYDWQSALVYGSRSALAFLTLASFWLATGWTHATGAMLLACVVCSLFARLEAAPQIGLMFLRGILYALPVAFFVGQILMPQIDGFVMLCMVLGVPLFFGVLGMAKPAVAATSTAFCLHFIVLCLPPPGVGYNVEFFLNEAPGMLMGVAVAVMAFRVIVLRNPVWHGRRLVHAMLVDLGRLTRRDLGRAENWFGGRMADRLLQLARHYPARPDQARSRWDEGVAGLDLGDELLHLRACLARADAGLARSQRRFLERLDDALERGPAPGREDALNAPVAELQEALRACTPSIDKRLAEAALLQLQNGWRHWCHLRGADHGLA, from the coding sequence GTGCGTGATCCCCTGCTGGCGTTCGTTGCGCCGAGCACCCAAGCCCTCCAGTTCGCGATCAAGACCCTGCTCGGCGGCGGTCTGGCGCTTTGGCTCGCCCTGCGCCTGGGCCTCGAACAGCCGCAGTGGGCCCTGATGACCGCCTTTATCGTCGCCCAGCCGCTGTCCGGCATGGTGGTGCAGAAGGGCCTGGCGCGCTTGCTGGGTACCCTGGTCGGCACCTTCATGGCGGTGGTGATGATGGCGCTGTTCGCGCAGATGCCGCTGCTGTTCGTGCTGGCCTTCGCCCTGTGGCTGGGCCTGTGTACGGCGGCGTCGACCATGCTGCGTAGCGCCTGGTCCTACGCCTTCGTGCTGGCCGGCTATACGGTGGCGATCATCGGTTTGCCGGCCATCGGCAAGCCCCAGGTGATCTTCGACGAAGCCATCGCCCGTTCCACGGAGATCTGCCTGGGCATCGTCTGCGCCACCCTGAGCAGCGCATTGCTGTGGCCGCAGCGGGTCGAGCGCCAGCTGGCCCAGCAGGCCCGCGATGCCTGGCAGACCGGCCTGAAGGCGGCGCGCCAGGCGCTGACCGGCGAGGAGGAGGCGCGCAAGGGCCTGCTCGAGGCCCTGTCACGTATCGTCGCCGTGGATGCCCAGCGCGAGCACGCCTGGTTCGAGGGCGAGCGCGGTCGCCAGCGGGCCATCGCCCTGCGGGTACTCAGCCGCGACCTGCTCGGCGTGCTGCGCCTGGCCCGCGGTGTGGCGCGCCAGTGGCGGCAATTGAACAGCCTCGAGGCCGAGGCCGTGGCGCCCTGGTTGCAGGAGGTCGACGAGCGCCTGCAGAACGACGCAGACGACCGGGCGCAGCTGATCGAGCGCCTGCGTCAGGCTGCCGGGGACGACGAGCTAAACGGCGGCCAGCAGCTGTGCCTGGAGCGCATGGCGGTGCTGCTGATGCGTATCGAGGACGCCAGCCGTGCGCTGCTGGCCGTCGAGCAGGGCAGGGCGCCGGCCGATGCGCCGCGGGCGCTGTCCTGGCACTACGACTGGCAGAGCGCGCTGGTCTATGGCTCGCGCAGCGCGCTGGCGTTCCTGACCCTGGCGAGCTTCTGGCTGGCCACCGGCTGGACCCACGCCACCGGCGCCATGCTGCTGGCCTGCGTGGTGTGCAGCCTGTTCGCGCGGCTGGAGGCGGCGCCGCAGATCGGCCTGATGTTCCTGCGCGGCATTTTGTACGCGCTGCCGGTGGCGTTCTTCGTCGGGCAGATCCTGATGCCGCAGATCGACGGTTTCGTGATGCTCTGCATGGTGCTCGGCGTGCCACTGTTCTTTGGCGTGCTGGGCATGGCCAAGCCGGCGGTGGCGGCTACGTCCACGGCGTTCTGCCTGCACTTCATCGTACTCTGCCTGCCGCCACCGGGTGTCGGCTACAACGTCGAATTCTTCCTCAACGAGGCGCCGGGCATGCTCATGGGCGTGGCCGTGGCGGTCATGGCGTTTCGCGTGATCGTGCTGCGCAACCCGGTGTGGCATGGCCGGCGCCTGGTGCATGCCATGCTGGTCGACCTCGGCCGGCTCACCCGTCGCGACCTGGGCCGGGCTGAAAACTGGTTCGGCGGGCGCATGGCCGACCGCCTGCTGCAGCTGGCGCGGCACTATCCGGCGCGCCCGGATCAGGCACGCAGCCGCTGGGACGAGGGTGTGGCCGGTCTTGACCTGGGTGATGAATTGCTGCACCTGCGCGCCTGCCTGGCCAGGGCCGATGCCGGTTTGGCGCGCTCGCAGCGGCGCTTTCTGGAACGTCTCGACGATGCTCTGGAGCGCGGCCCCGCACCGGGCCGCGAGGACGCGCTGAACGCACCGGTGGCCGAATTGCAGGAGGCCCTGCGCGCCTGCACGCCAAGCATCGACAAGCGCCTGGCCGAGGCGGCGCTGTTGCAGTTGCAGAACGGCTGGCGTCATTGGTGCCACTTGAGAGGAGCGGATCATGGGCTTGCATGA
- a CDS encoding DUF1656 domain-containing protein, protein MGLHEWSLGGVLLSPMAAYAVLALLLTGVIRLGLQRVGLAQWIWHEALFDCALFVCVLAAVIAVLAN, encoded by the coding sequence ATGGGCTTGCATGAGTGGTCGTTGGGCGGCGTATTGCTGAGCCCCATGGCGGCCTACGCGGTTTTGGCGCTGCTGCTCACCGGCGTGATTCGCCTCGGGCTGCAGCGTGTCGGTTTGGCACAGTGGATCTGGCACGAAGCGTTGTTCGACTGCGCCCTGTTCGTTTGCGTCCTGGCGGCGGTGATTGCCGTCCTGGCGAATTAA
- a CDS encoding efflux RND transporter periplasmic adaptor subunit: protein MRSTIRVGITLAVVVAAILAGSWIWQHYMYSPWTRDARVRADVVTIAPDVSGWVLELKVRDNQQVKAGDLLMTIDRDRYQAALEKAQAVVDIRRQQLSLREHEASRRARLGSQAISAELRENAQINAEMARSEYREAQADLRIAQLNLERSEVRAPRDGQVTNLRLAQGNYVTAGQAVMALVDTASFYVQAYFEETKLPRIQVGAPVEIWLMGGEQEIRGEVEGISRGITDRNASPDGQLLANVEPTFNWVRLAQRIPVRIKLDSLPEKVQLSAGMTASVRVE from the coding sequence ATGCGTTCGACCATTCGCGTCGGCATCACCCTGGCCGTGGTGGTAGCGGCGATCCTGGCTGGCTCGTGGATCTGGCAGCACTACATGTATTCGCCCTGGACCCGGGACGCCCGGGTGCGTGCCGACGTGGTGACCATCGCCCCGGACGTGTCCGGCTGGGTGCTGGAACTCAAGGTGCGCGACAACCAGCAGGTGAAAGCCGGCGACCTGCTGATGACCATCGACCGTGACCGCTACCAGGCCGCCCTGGAAAAGGCCCAGGCCGTGGTGGATATCCGCAGGCAGCAGCTCAGCCTGCGCGAGCACGAAGCGTCCCGTCGCGCGCGCCTGGGCAGCCAGGCGATCAGCGCCGAGCTGCGCGAGAACGCGCAGATCAACGCCGAGATGGCCCGTAGCGAATACCGCGAGGCCCAGGCCGACCTGCGGATCGCCCAGCTCAACCTCGAGCGCAGCGAAGTGCGCGCGCCGCGTGACGGCCAGGTCACCAACCTCAGGCTGGCCCAGGGCAACTACGTGACGGCCGGGCAGGCGGTGATGGCCCTGGTCGATACCGCCTCGTTCTACGTGCAGGCGTATTTCGAGGAAACCAAGCTGCCGCGCATCCAGGTCGGCGCACCGGTGGAAATCTGGTTGATGGGCGGTGAGCAGGAGATTCGGGGCGAAGTGGAAGGCATCAGCCGCGGCATCACCGACCGCAACGCCAGCCCGGACGGCCAACTGCTGGCCAACGTCGAGCCGACCTTCAACTGGGTGCGCCTGGCCCAGCGCATTCCGGTGCGCATCAAGCTCGATAGCCTGCCCGAGAAGGTTCAGCTCAGTGCCGGCATGACCGCCAGCGTGCGGGTGGAGTAG
- the codA gene encoding cytosine deaminase — MNIVNARLRGREGLFHIALDGAQIAAISEQPREVSAGAGDLDAASNLVVAPFVEPHIHLDATLTAGEPAWNMSGTLFEGIERWAERKALVTHEDTKSRAKKTIDMLVDHGIQHVRTHVDVTDPSLAALKAMLEVREETRHLIDLQIVAFPQEGIESYANGRALMEQAVALGADVVGGIPHFENTRDQGVSSIKFLMDLAERTGCLVDVHCDETDDPQSRFLEVLAEEARVRGMGARVTASHTVAMGSYDNAYCSKLFRLLKMSGINFVSCPTESIHLQGRFDSYPKRRGLTRVAEIDRAGMNVCFGQDSIVDPWYPLGNGNILRILEAGLHICHMLGYEDLKRSLDLITDNSARTLHLGERYGIEVGRPANLLILSAPDDYEMVRTQGHALVSVRHGEVLMRRTPASVQRG, encoded by the coding sequence ATGAACATCGTCAACGCCCGCCTGCGTGGCCGCGAAGGTCTTTTCCACATTGCCCTGGACGGCGCGCAGATTGCCGCCATCAGCGAGCAGCCGAGGGAGGTCAGCGCCGGCGCAGGTGATCTCGATGCCGCCAGCAACCTGGTGGTCGCGCCCTTCGTCGAGCCGCATATTCATCTGGACGCCACCCTGACCGCCGGCGAGCCGGCCTGGAACATGAGCGGCACGCTGTTCGAAGGCATCGAGCGCTGGGCCGAGCGCAAGGCGCTGGTCACCCATGAAGACACCAAGAGCCGCGCCAAGAAGACCATCGACATGCTGGTCGACCACGGCATCCAGCACGTGCGCACCCACGTCGACGTCACCGACCCGAGCCTGGCTGCCCTCAAGGCGATGCTCGAAGTGCGCGAGGAAACCCGCCACCTGATCGACCTGCAGATCGTCGCCTTTCCCCAGGAGGGCATCGAGTCTTATGCCAACGGCCGTGCGCTGATGGAGCAGGCGGTGGCGCTGGGCGCCGACGTGGTCGGCGGCATTCCGCATTTCGAGAATACCCGTGACCAGGGCGTCAGCTCGATCAAGTTCCTGATGGATCTGGCCGAGCGCACCGGCTGCCTAGTGGACGTGCACTGCGACGAGACCGACGACCCGCAGTCGCGCTTTCTCGAAGTGCTGGCCGAAGAAGCCCGGGTGCGCGGCATGGGCGCGCGGGTCACCGCCAGCCACACCGTGGCCATGGGCTCCTACGACAACGCCTACTGCTCCAAGCTGTTTCGCCTGCTGAAGATGAGCGGCATCAACTTCGTCTCCTGCCCCACCGAGAGCATCCACCTGCAGGGCCGCTTCGACAGCTACCCGAAACGCCGGGGCCTGACCCGCGTGGCGGAGATCGACCGCGCCGGCATGAACGTCTGCTTCGGCCAGGACTCCATCGTCGACCCCTGGTACCCGCTGGGCAACGGCAACATCCTGCGCATCCTCGAAGCCGGCCTGCATATCTGCCATATGCTCGGCTACGAAGACCTCAAGCGCAGCCTGGACCTGATCACCGACAACAGCGCCCGCACCCTGCACCTGGGTGAGCGCTACGGCATCGAAGTGGGTCGCCCGGCCAACCTGCTGATTCTCTCGGCGCCCGACGATTACGAGATGGTCCGCACCCAGGGCCATGCCCTGGTCTCGGTGCGCCACGGGGAAGTGCTGATGCGCCGCACGCCAGCGAGCGTGCAGCGCGGCTGA
- a CDS encoding PucR family transcriptional regulator: MSLSVADVLTLPGLQALRLRAGQAARGNPVRWPYVAENADIADWVMGGELVFVTGINHPRDEANLLLLVRQAVERATAGLVILTGAEYIQAIPASVIAEAERLGLPLLEQPYGLKMVVVTQAIGTALVHQQVLGSSRQHVLEQLLEGDYQSIDILLQRAASLDLPLNVPRQVALLRLQNSEQLFDGEAAANGERLLRDARQCLQQRLEQCLQALGDALPLIGQGEHWIALLPCTNNHDEQRNRTLLSELLGALDARLQPQRTVLGLSTGGHPPQRFALALGQARQALVAAQAFPERLGSCSFNELGAIELLAAIRDRSLLERFVERTLGPLIGDDSRHEPVLMPTLEAWFFENANLALAAQRLGVHRNTLSYRVQRIEALTGCSFDDPHDRLNISIALLIRRLSSHSLPRSTP; encoded by the coding sequence ATGAGCCTGAGCGTCGCCGACGTACTGACCCTGCCCGGCCTGCAGGCGCTGCGCCTGCGCGCCGGCCAGGCGGCCCGGGGCAACCCGGTGCGCTGGCCCTACGTGGCCGAGAACGCGGACATCGCCGACTGGGTGATGGGCGGCGAGCTGGTGTTCGTCACCGGCATCAACCATCCGCGTGATGAAGCCAACCTGCTGCTTCTGGTGCGCCAGGCGGTCGAACGGGCCACCGCCGGGCTGGTGATCCTCACCGGCGCAGAGTACATCCAGGCGATTCCGGCCAGCGTGATCGCCGAAGCCGAACGCCTGGGCCTGCCGCTATTGGAACAGCCCTACGGGTTGAAGATGGTGGTGGTCACCCAGGCCATCGGTACGGCACTGGTACACCAGCAGGTGCTCGGCAGCTCGCGCCAGCACGTGCTGGAGCAACTGCTGGAAGGCGACTACCAGTCCATCGATATCCTGCTGCAGCGCGCTGCCAGCCTCGATCTGCCGCTGAACGTGCCGCGCCAGGTCGCCCTGCTGCGCCTGCAGAACAGCGAGCAACTGTTCGACGGCGAGGCGGCCGCCAACGGCGAACGCCTGCTGCGCGACGCCCGCCAGTGCCTGCAGCAGCGCCTCGAGCAGTGCCTGCAGGCACTGGGTGACGCCCTGCCACTGATCGGCCAGGGCGAGCATTGGATCGCCCTGCTGCCCTGCACGAACAATCACGACGAACAACGCAATCGCACGCTGCTGAGCGAACTGCTCGGCGCGCTGGACGCGCGCCTGCAGCCGCAACGCACGGTGCTCGGCCTCAGCACCGGCGGCCACCCGCCCCAGCGCTTCGCCCTCGCCCTCGGCCAGGCCCGCCAGGCCCTGGTCGCCGCCCAGGCCTTTCCCGAGCGGCTGGGCTCGTGCAGCTTCAACGAACTGGGGGCGATCGAATTGCTCGCCGCGATCCGCGACCGCAGCCTGCTCGAGCGCTTCGTCGAGCGCACCCTGGGCCCGCTGATCGGCGATGATTCACGCCACGAGCCGGTGCTGATGCCGACCCTGGAAGCCTGGTTCTTCGAGAACGCCAACCTCGCCCTGGCCGCGCAACGCCTGGGCGTACACCGCAACACCCTGAGCTACCGTGTACAACGTATCGAAGCGCTGACCGGCTGCTCGTTCGATGATCCTCACGACCGGCTGAACATCAGCATCGCCCTGCTGATCCGTCGCCTGTCGTCTCATAGCCTGCCAAGGAGTACCCCATGA
- the codB gene encoding cytosine permease: MTHPTTDSDYPLSEVPAGARKGLFSTSIMLFSFTFFTATMFAGGKIGMAFDFTTLIWAAIIGNLLLGAYAAVLGLIACRSGLNSVLMGRFCFGEAGSKLSDVLLGFTQIGWYAWGTATVAIVLVKILGLPQGLTIPLMVLFGFAFCITAFIGYKGLDILSRISVPAMLALLLCSLWIATDDIGGLSALMAIEPTQSMTLSVAITMVFGTFVSGATQATNWTRFARTGRIAVIASMVGFFLGNGLMIVAGAYGAIVYQQPDVVEVLVLQGLSMAAVVMLFLNLWTTQDNTIYNFAAAGCNLLRTGRRKTVTVVGAGIGTLLAIGGMYELLIPFLILLGSIIPPIGGVIMADYFYGHKSRYPLLAEARIPAFNWVGLGAYGVGALCAYFSPWIAPLVGIAVAAVVYIALFETKKVFAARGVVARA, encoded by the coding sequence ATGACCCACCCCACCACCGACAGCGACTACCCCTTGAGCGAAGTGCCGGCCGGCGCCCGCAAGGGGCTGTTCTCCACCTCGATCATGCTGTTCTCCTTCACCTTCTTCACCGCCACCATGTTCGCCGGCGGCAAGATCGGCATGGCCTTCGACTTCACCACGCTGATCTGGGCGGCGATCATCGGCAACCTGCTGCTCGGCGCCTACGCTGCCGTGCTGGGCCTGATCGCCTGCCGCAGCGGCCTCAACTCGGTGCTGATGGGCCGCTTCTGCTTTGGCGAGGCCGGCAGCAAGCTCTCCGACGTGCTGCTCGGTTTCACCCAGATCGGCTGGTACGCCTGGGGCACCGCCACGGTGGCCATCGTGCTGGTGAAGATTCTCGGCCTGCCGCAAGGCCTGACCATCCCGCTGATGGTGCTGTTCGGCTTCGCCTTCTGCATCACCGCGTTCATCGGCTACAAGGGCCTGGATATCCTCTCGCGGATTTCCGTGCCGGCGATGCTCGCCCTGCTGCTCTGCTCGCTGTGGATCGCCACCGACGACATCGGTGGCCTGAGCGCGCTGATGGCCATCGAGCCGACCCAGAGCATGACCCTGAGCGTGGCCATCACCATGGTCTTCGGCACCTTCGTCAGCGGCGCCACCCAGGCCACCAACTGGACGCGCTTCGCCCGCACCGGGCGTATCGCGGTGATCGCCAGCATGGTCGGCTTCTTCCTGGGCAACGGCCTGATGATCGTCGCCGGTGCCTATGGCGCCATCGTCTACCAGCAGCCGGACGTCGTCGAAGTGCTGGTGCTGCAAGGCCTGTCCATGGCGGCTGTGGTGATGCTGTTCCTCAACCTGTGGACCACCCAGGACAACACCATCTACAACTTCGCCGCCGCCGGCTGCAACCTGCTGCGCACCGGCCGGCGCAAGACGGTGACCGTGGTCGGCGCCGGCATCGGCACGCTGCTCGCCATCGGCGGCATGTACGAGCTGCTGATCCCCTTCCTGATCCTGCTCGGCTCGATCATCCCGCCGATTGGCGGAGTGATCATGGCCGACTATTTCTACGGTCATAAGAGCCGCTACCCGCTGCTCGCCGAAGCCCGCATCCCGGCCTTCAACTGGGTCGGCCTCGGCGCCTACGGCGTCGGCGCGCTGTGCGCCTACTTCTCGCCCTGGATCGCGCCGCTGGTGGGCATCGCCGTCGCTGCCGTGGTGTACATCGCCCTGTTCGAGACGAAGAAAGTCTTCGCCGCACGTGGCGTGGTCGCCCGCGCATGA